The window TTGGATCCACTGAGACAGAAAATAAGACTGCAAACAATAATACTACCGTTTACAACGATACGGTTCCTGTAGTGCCTAAAAATCCAGGTATTGATATCGAAAAAATTGCATTAAAAGACATTGTGATTTTAGGAAGTCAGGCCAGATTTGAAATCGTTGTCAGAAACACTGGTGACACTATTTTAAATGATGTTGTTGTAAGTGAAGATTCATTTGATGGCTTAATATACGATTCATTTGTTGACTACAATGGTTTGTGGATTAAAAACAATGATTTATCCTGGACTTTGAATGCTCCTTTATATGTTGGCGAAACCTTTACTCTCTATGTGCTATTTAATACAACTGCTGCTGGTGAGTTTACCAATGTTGTTACTGTTGACACCAATGAAACTGAAAATAAAACAACTAATGATACTGTAAAGGTTGTAAAACCTGATTTCAGTGTAGAAAAGGTTGCTTTGGAAGATGTTGTTATTGTGGGTAATCAGGTTACATTTGAAATAGTCGTTAGAAATACCGGTGAGGTTGCATTAACTGACGTTGTTGTTGAGGAATCCAGCTATACTGGTTTGGTTTACGATTCATTTGTTGACTACAATGGTTTGTGGATTAAAAACAATGATTTATCCTGGACTTTGAATGCTCCTTTATACGTTGGTGAAATAGCCACATTCTATGCAGTATTTAATACAACTGCTACTGGACAATTCATGAATGTTGTTACTGTTGACACCAATGAAACTGGTAATAAATCAGCTAATGACACTGTAAATGTCGTTAAGCCTGATTTNNNNNNNNNNNNNNNNNNNNNNNNNNNNNNNNNNNNNNNNNNNNNNNNNNNNNNNNNNNNNNNNNNNNNNNNNNNNNNNNNNNNNNNNNNNNNNNNNNNNNNNNNNNNNNNNNNNNNNNNNNNNNNNNNNNNNNNNNNNNNNNNNNNNNNNNNNNNNNNNNNNNNNNNNNNNNNNNNNNNNNNNNNNNNNNNNNNNNNNNNNNNNNNNNNNNNNNNNNNNNNNNNNNNNNNNNNNNNNNNNNNNNNNNNNNNNNNNNNNNNNNNNNNNNNNNNNNNNNNNNNNNNNNNNNNNNNNNNNNNNNNNNNNNNNNNNNNNNNNNNNNNNNNNNNNNNNNNNNNNNNNNNNNNNNNNNNNNNNNNNNNNNNNNNNNNNNNNNNNNNNNNNNNNNNNNNNNNNNNNNNNNNNNNNNNNNNNNNNNNNNNNNNNNNNNNNNNNNNNNNNNNNNNNNNNNNNNNNNNNNNNNNNNNNNNNNNNNNNNNNNNNNNNNNNNNNNNNNNNNNNNNNNNNNNNNNNNNNNNNNNNNNNNNNNNNNNNNNNNNNNNNNNNNNNNNNNNNNNNNNNNNNNNNNNNNNNNNNNNNNNNNNNNNNNNNNNNNNNNNNNNNNNNNNNNNNNNNNNNNNNNNNNNNNNNNNNNNNNNNNNNNNNNNNNNNNNNNNNNNNNNNNNNNNNNNNNNNNNNNNNNNNNNNNNNNNNNNNNNNNNNNNNNNNNNNNNNNNNNNNNNNNNNNNNNNNNNNNNNNNNNNNNNNNNNNNNNNNNNNNNNNNNNNNNNNNNNNNNNNNNNNNNNNNNNNNNNNNNNNNNNNNNNNNNNNNNNNNNNNNNNNNNNNNNNNNNNNNNNNNNNNNNNNNNNNNNNNNNNNNNNNNNNNNNNNNNNNNNNNNNNNNNNNNNNNNNNNNNNNNNNNNNNNNNNNNNNNNNNNNNNNNNNNNNNNNNNNNNNNNNNNNNNNNNNNNNNNNNNNNNNNNNNNNNNNNNNNNNNNNNNNNNNNNNNNNNNNNNNNNNNNNNNNNNTATGATTCATTCGTTGACTATAACGGTTTGTGGATTAAAAACAATGATTTATCCTGGACTTTGAACGGTCCTTTATACGTTGGCGAAACCTTAACTTTCTATGCTGTATTCAATACAACAGCTACTGGAAAATTCACGAATGTTGTCACAGTTAATACCAATGAAACTGAAAACAAAACCTCAAATGACACTGTAGAAGTTGTAAAACCTGATTTCACTGTTGAAAAAGTAGCATTGGAAGACATTGTTATTATCGGCAATCAGGTTAAATTCGAAATCATAGTTGAAAATACCGGTGAGGTTGCATTAACTAATGTTGTTGTAAGTGAAGATTCATTTGATGGCTTAATATATGATTCATTCGTTGACTACAGTGGATTATGGATCAAAAACAATGACTTATCCTGGACTTTGAACGGTCCTTTATACGTTGGCGAAACCTTAACCTTCTATGTGGTATTCAATACAACAGCTACTGGAAAATTCACTAATATCGTTACTGTTAATACCAATGAAACCGGAAATAAAACGGCTAATGACACCATTGAAGTGGTCAGGCCGGATTTCGAAGTTGAAAAAATCGCAATCGATAAAAACGTTATAATAGGCAGTCAGGTAATATTTGAAATCGTAGTTCACAATATGGGTCAGGCAACCCTAAACGACGTTGTTGTCCGTGAAGACTCATTTGAAGGATTAATATACGATTCATTCGTTGACTACACGGGATTATGGACTAAAAACAATGACTTATCCTGGAAGCTTAACGCTCCTTTATACGTTGGCGAATATGCAGGATTCTTAGTTGTATTCAACACTACTTCAGCAGGCGAATTCACAAACTTTGTCGTTGCGGATTCACGTGAAGTCCCTAATAAAACCTCAAATGACACGGTTGAAGTCCTGACTCCTGAAATATCCATTGAAAAGATCACATTGACTCCTTTAGTCCATGTAGGCAATCAGACTTCATTCGAAATAATCGTTAAGAATACCGGCAAGGTTGAATTAACCAACGTTTACATTGAAGAAACTTCATATGACGGATTAACATATGATTCATTCATCAATAACGGATTATGGACTCACTCTGTTGTAAACGGCAGAAATGTATGGACTTTAAACGGCAACCTGAAAGTCAATGAGATTGTTGTTTTAACGGTCAGATTCAATACCACTGCTGTCGGTAACTTTACCAATACAGCTACTGCAGGCTCCAGCGAGACTGAAAGAATTATTGGAGAAAACATAACCACTGTCTACAACAGCACTGTTCCGGGCCATGAAGAGGAACCTACTAAAAACCCTGACATCAGTATAGAAAAAATCGTACTTAATGACGTTGTGATTTTAGGAAGTCAGGCCAGATTCGAAATCATTGTTAGAAATACCGGAAACGTTGCTTTAACGAACGTTGTTGTTAAGGAAGCTTCCTATGACGGATTAATATACGATTCATTCGTTGACTACACTGGATTGTGGAGCAAAAACGATGACATGACCTGGACGCTTAACGCTCCTTTATACACAGGCGAAATTGCAACATTCTATGTCATGTTCAACACTACTGACGTTGGAGAATTCACAAATGTCGTATCCGTTTCAAGCAATGAAACAGAAGACAAGCTGGCCAATGACACAGTTACTGTGGTCAAGCCGGATTTCGCCGTTGAAAAGATTGCAATCAACAAAAGCGTTATAACAGGCAGTCAGGTAATATTTGAAATCGTAGTTCACAATTTCGGCCAGGTTACCTTAAACGACATTGTTGTCCGTGAGGATTCATTTGAGGGATTAACATACGATTCATTTGTTGACTACACTGGATTGTGGAGCAAAAACGATGACATGACATGGAAACTTAACGCTCCTTTACGTGTCGGTGATTATTTAGGATTCTTCGTTGTATTCAATACGACTTCAGCAGGCGAATTTACGAACGTTATCGTTGCGGATTCTAGTGAAATCCCTAACAAAACGGCCAATGACACCGTTGAAGTACTAACTCCGGATATTTTGGTTAATAAGATAACAATAAACAGGACAGTCTATGTCGGCGAACAGGTAATCTTTGAAATCGTCGTTCAAAACACCGGAAAGGTAATGTTGAACAATGTTGTTGTCAGTGAAGATTCATTCGATGGCCTAACATACAATTCATTCATCGATTACACCAATTTGTGGACCAAAAACGACGATTTGTCATGGACTCTCAACACTCCATTGTATGCAGGCGAATACTTAAGCTTCTATGTGGTATTCGATACAGATAAGGCCGCAAACGTCACAAACGTCATAAGCGTTTCAAGCGACAAGACAGATATCAAAAAGGCTGAAAACACTACTGAAGTAATTAATAAGGAAGATTCTGGAAACAAGACCTCCGAATCCGATTTGGATATTGTCAAGGTTGTATATTCAGTAGATGGAGACAGAATCGTTTGGGCTATCAGCGTAATTAACAACGGCCCTGACAAGGCTTCAAACGTCAGGGTATATGATGTATTGCCTGAAACATTGAAATTTGTATCTTCAGCAGTATCTGCAGGTTCATATGATGCAAATACTGGTATATGGACAATTGGAGACATGGAAAACGGTGACGAGGCAATAATGTTTATCGAAACAATCGCTTTAGGATTCGGCGAATTTACCAATGAAGCAAACGTTACAAGCGACACTCCGGATCCAAACCCTAAAAACAACAATGGCAACGCAACGGTCGTAATTGAAAAGGTACCTGATAAAAATGAAACTGTTCCTGATGAAGCTCCTGTAGAGCCTCAAAAAGAAGCTAATGTCCTGCCAGCTACCGGTAATCCTCTGATTAGGGTATTGCTCGTGCTGATTGCTTTGGGAGGAGTAGCATTAAGGAGAAAAAAATAGAGAATTTATAGGGAAATTCACTTTTCCCACTTTTTATATTTTTACATGTAGATAATTCAATACTTATTCCATCATTTCTATAATTAGCTTAATTAATTTTAACTATGCCATTAATAATTTAACTACTTTTGATATATATCATTAAAATAATCAATCGTAAAATCAATTTAAGTGACGGTAATTTTTTTGGAAAAAAGTAAAAGGTAAAAGAAATTCATTCCAGAATTTCTTTCATATGATTGACACGTTTTTGAACAAGCTCTTCGGTTCCGACATCGCTTCTGTGATAGACGTTACCTTTGACGTGTTCGCATGCCTTTTCAGCAATTTCTTCAGCTTCGGTTATTGTATTGCCGCTTGCAACGATTCCCAAAGCCCTTGAACCTGACAGGTGGATTCCGTCGTCTTCAAGTCCGACAGCAGCATAGAATACCTTTGCGCCCATATCTTCAATGGCATTTTCGTCCACTTCAATGAGTTCTCCGGCGTATTCTGTTTCAGGATATCCGTCAGGAACGATGTATTTGCACACGCTTGCCTTAGGGCAGAATTTGACTTCATCCAAGGTTCCGTTAACGATAGCTTCACAGACGTCAACCAATGGAGTTTCAAGCAAAGGCAGCACGTTCATTGCTTCAGGGTCACCGAACCTTGCGTTGTATTCGATTAAACGTGGGCCGTCAGCAGTCAGCATAAATTGACCGTAGAGGATACCTTTATAAGGTTCAGCTTCCTCAGCTATTGCCTTAATCGTATCTTTCATGATGCAGACTGCCTTGTCATAGTCTTCCTGACTTAAAAACGGTAGCAATCCGTTTGAATCGGAGTATGAACCCATTCCTCCGGTAATTGCGCCGACATCACCTTCAAATGCGTGAGGATGGTCTTGAGCTGCAGGCATTGGAGCCAGGTGTTCACCGTCACAGAATGCCTGAATGGTAAATTCCTCACCGATGACTCTTTCTTCAATGATAACCTGAGCGAATCCGCCCATTGCGTTGTCAATGACTTCTTTTGAATATTCTTTAGCTTCTTCATTGTCCTTTAAGTGGTCTCCAACGATTTTAACTCCCTTTCCGCCGGTCAGTCCCACAGGCTTGACTACAACGTCACGGTCAAAATCATCTAAAAACGCACTTAAGTCATCGTAATTATCAAATACCCTGTAAATAAGGGATCCTTCAATTTCATAATCTTCAAACAGCTTTCTCATAAAGGATTTGTCGGTTTCTATTCTTGCTGCGCTTTTGCATGGTCCAACACATTTGATTCCATTTTTTTCAAGTTCGTCGACAATTCCCTTTTCAAGGGGAGCCTCAGGACCGATAAATGCAATGTCAATGTTATTTTCTTTGGCAAATTCAGCGACTTTTTCAACTTCTCCTTCATTACCTTGCTTAAACTCTGAAATCTTACACATTCCAGGGTTTATTTTACTCATATAACAGTAAAGCTCAACATCGTCTTTTAAAGCGTCCGCTATAGCGTGTTCACGAGCACCTGTTCCAACAACTAAGACTTTCATAATAAAATTCTCCTTGTTAATGATTATATTCTTAGAAATATTTAAATACTAACACTTGCATATACAAGAGTACAGTTGCATATGCAAGAGAGGTAAATTATGGAAAAGAATTCAAATATAGAAATGATTACAGGAGATCCTAAAAAGGCAATAAACAAGCTTTCACTTCCAATTATAGCCAGTATGTTTCTGATTTTTGCAAACAACATCATCGACAGCATATGGGTAGCCGGATTGGGTGCTGAACCATTGGCTGCGATGGGATACGTTACCCCGCTTTTCATGATTATTGTGGGCTTTGGAAACGGAATAGGAGCTGGCGGAAATTCATTAATTTCAAGATACATCGGAGCAGAAGACAGACAGTCAGCAAATAATGCGGCAATACACAACCTGATTTTAAGCGTCATAGTTTCCATATTCATTACAATCATTTTTCTAACGTTTTTGGAGCCGTTGCTTAATTTAATGGGTGCATCAAGCGTAATTAATTATGCAATGGATTATGCGGTCATCGTATTTTCATGTACGATTGCCTTATTGATGCCGCCGATTGTAGGAGGAGCCTTCAGGGCTGAAGGAGACATTAAAAGGGCAACAGTCCCAATAGCTTTAGCGGCAATAATCAACATGATTTTAGATCCGATATTCATTTACACTTTAGGTATGGGAGTTAAGGGGGCCGCATTGGCAACCGCTTTAGGTCCCTTCATAAGCCTTTTATTAATGTTTTACTGGATTTTTGTAAAAAAGGACACTTACCTTTCATACGACTTCAAGGACTTTACCAACGATTTGGGAATGTATAAGGACATTTTAGTAGTCGGTATTCCGGCAAGTCTCGAACAGCTGATACTGTCCGTTTTAACAATATTCGTTAATTACATGCTTACAATCGTATCCGGTCCTGTATCCGTTGCGGTTTATACTGCAGGATGGAGAATAGTAAACATCGGAATGCTTCCGGCAATAGGAATCGGTACCGCTGCAATTTCAGTTGCAGGCGTTGCCTTCGGAGCCAGGAAATATGAAAACCTTAGAATCACGGCAAGATATGCGGTAAAGGTTGCGCTGATTGCATCAGTCATCGTCTGCATATTCCTCTATGTATTCGCCAATCAGATAGCCTTCATTTTCTCATATTCTGAAAGCAGTGCTCAATTGGCGCCGTTAATTGCAAGCTTCCTGCAGATAATGTGTTTCTTTATCCTCTACGTTCCGTTCGGAGCAAGTGCGGGAAACGTTTTCCAGGGTGTCGGAAAGGGAACGATTTCCTTTATGTTAACGGCATTCAGGGAATTCATACTTGTATTGATATTCGCTTATCTTTTAGGATTCGTATTCAATATGGGCGAGTTCGGAATATACTGCGGAATGCTTCTTGGAGGAGGAATCGGTTCCCTGATATGTTATGCGTGCATTGAGCTTTATATCAATAAATTGATAAAAGAGGGTGATAGGAATGGAATCGTTAATGGATAAGAACGTTCCAACAGTTCCATTTATCTCCATACTTTATAGGGAGCATGCAAAATTCCTCAACGAAAAGATCAAGGATGAGGATTTAAGCTTCGGACTTTTTCCATTATTGATTAAGATTTATAATGATGAAGGGATAATTCAGGAGCAGCTGGCCCATTGTTTCCATTTGAATGAAAGCACTATTGCCCGAAACCTAAAGAAACTGGAGGAAAAAGGTTTTATTAATAGAGTTCAGGATAAAAGAACAAAAAGAATTGAAATTACCCAAAAGGGCAGAAAGACAGCTCAGAAAGTCATGGACTATGACGAAAAGTGGGATGAAAAGATTAAAGAAATTATAGGCGATGAGGAGTATATCAGTTTTAAAAATACGCTAATTAAAATCAGTGAGGAGTTAATATGAATCAGACGATTGAGAATTTAAAGACAAGAAGAAGTATACGCAAGTTTAAGGATGAGCAGATTTCAGATGAGGACTTAAAGACTATTCTGGAAGCGGGAACCTATGCGCCTACAGGTCGTGGAGCGCAGTCACCCAAGATTGTAGTAATTCAAAATCCTGAAACCATCAAGGAATTTTCCGCATGGAACAGAAGCTTTTTTCCTGTAGACGTACCTGAGGACATGGATCCGTTGTATGGCGCCAAGACACTTTTGATTGTACTTGCCGACAGCGAGTTTCCGACTTACGTTGAAGACGGTTCCAGCGTGTTGTGTGTGCTTGTTAATGCGGCTCATGCCGTTGGCGTAGGCTCATGCTGGATTCACAGGGCCCGTGACGAATTCGCATCTGAAAAGGGAAAAGAATTATTGAAGGAATGGGGAATTCCTGAAAGCTATGAAGGAATAGGCCATGTCGTATTGGGCTATCCTGATATGGAAGCGCCTGAACCGTTACCTAGAAAAGAAGATTATATCCTTTACGTGGATTAATCTTTATTTTTTTATTTTTTATCGCAGGCTTTTATAAATAATGTCCTGCCTAAATAAATCATTTAAAATCTCTCTTCTTTTTCCAATTGAAATTCTACCCATTTTGCATACTTTTTCTGCAAGAGGTATCATGTGGCCGACTGAATAGCAGTCCTTATTTTCATCTGAAGCTTTATACAATGATATGTCATATCCTAATCTTCCGGCCTTATATTTGATATCAACGCTGGAAAATTCCTTCATTTGGGTTTCATCTATTAGTTTTTCTGAGTTTAATCTTTGAATTAATGAATCGTGGTCTATTTGGAAGTATTGCTCACATTTGACTACATCTTCGACAGACCACTCATCAATGTCATTTGTTTCGATGAAATCGTATAATGCATGATTTGTCATTAAAAAATTAGATGCGAAATCATCCGCTTCTTTTTCAATTTTGTCATTGAATTTTTCGCTGCAAACTATATAATTTTCGGCATCATCCAATAAATGATATAGTTCATGAGCTAAATTAATGTTCTGACGACCTATGGGGTGTAAAGAATTAATTAATATAATTGAATCAATATCATTCTTAAAGCAACATCCATTGACGCTTTTTTTCATCGGAAACCACACAATAGTTAAATTATCTATTTTTGTTGGAAGCAAAGTGAAAATGTTAATGGGAGAATATGCATCGATTCCAAACTGCCTTCTTAGATTAATGTTTAATTTTGGTAATTTTGTCTTTTTTCCTGTTTCTATTTTTCTTAAAATTGATAAATGATTAGCTAAAGTGTTTATTTTTCCAATTGCTTTCAAATCTATATCTTTCCCGGATTTATATGCAATTTTTTCATATTCCTCGCTCTCGCCTAAAAGATATTCGGGTGTACAGTTATATAGATTAGTTATTTTATCCAATAAGGTTAAATTTAAGTTTCTTTTATTGTTTTCTATTTTTGAAAGATTGCTTTGGTCTATTTCTAGATATTCTGCAATTTGTCTTTGGGAATATTCGTTTTCAACCCTTAATTTCTTTAATCTGGAACCGACACTTGTCATAAGATTCACCACAAATTAATCAATCTGTCATCATTATATTTAAAATTATCCACTATTTTTAAGGTCAAAATTTCAAAGATAAAAAATTAATATTTTATTTAAATGAAATTAATTAGAAAAATAGCTAATTGTTTTTGAATTAATTAAATGGATTAATTTAAATTAATTAATATTAATAATACTGTTATAAAATTATTATTTTAATATATAACTTAATTTAAACAAATATGACAAAAAAAGAATTTTAAGATGAGTTAATTTAACCCATCTACATTTTTTCAGGAGCAGGTACTCCTAAAATATCTAAAGCGTTTTTAATCACGGTTTTAGATTTGTCAACTAAAATCAGTCTTGTATCTTCCAGATCAGAACCGATTACCTGTTCGGATTTGTAGAACTTATTGAATGATCCGGCCAAATCCTGACAGTACTGGGTAACGTTGTGCACCCTTTTCTTGTTGGCGCATTCCTCAACGACCTGAGGGAATTTAGCTATTAACCTTACAAGATCCTGTTCGGCATCGTTTGGAACCCAGTCATCTGCGATTTCAAGTGCTGATACGTCCTTGCCGGATTTATTGAGCAGTTTGCAGGCTCTTGCATGGGCGTACTGTATTGAAGCGCAGCCTCTTTCAAAGCTTAATGCCTCGTCCCACTTGAACGTCAGATGCTTTTCAGGGGAGAGCTTTGCAATGAAGAACCTGATGGCTCCGATTCCAATCTGTTCGGCCATTGGCGCAATTTCCTCATCGGACAAATCAGGATTTCTTGACTTGATTTCTTCTGCTGCTCTTGAAATGGCTTCATCAACCAAATCGTCAACTGATACGAATTTGCCTCTTCTTGTTGACATTGAACCTTCAGGAAGGGTGATGAACTCATAAAATATTACTTCAGGAGCCTTTTCCCTTAAAATCTCTTCAAAGATAACCTTCATCTGTTTTGAAGACAATTTATGGTCGGAACCTAAAATGTCAAGAACCAGATCGCCTAAAGTGGCCTTATACCTGTGGTATGCCAAATCCCTCGTTGAATAGAGTGATGTGCCGTTTGACCTTCTGAGAACGAATTCCTTTTCGATATTGTAGAATTTAAGGTCAATGTAGTCCACTTCCTCATGGGATACGAATCCTTCCTTTTCAAAGTACTTGACAAGGGCGTCCACATCTCCGTTTCTTATGAACTGGCCTTCCCATACGAAATCGTCATGGTATATGTTGATTCTGTGAAGGGTGTCCTTGATTCCGCTGACGCATTTTGAAACGACGTCTTCAAAAACGGCGTTCAATTCAGCGTCGTCACCCTTTTCGTAGGTTTGTATAAGTTCGCTTACGCGTTCGTTGGCGGCCTCGTTTTCTTCAACTTCCTTGTTGGCCAAAAAGTATAATTTGCCGATTTTTTCGTCGATTTTTTCTCCTTCCTGCTCATCGATTACAAGGCCCATTTCGGTTATTCCGTAAACGATTATTGCGATTTGGCGGCCCATGTCGTTGACATAATACTGGGTTTCGACTTCACGGCCAGCTAATTTCAGTAATCTGGCCAGTGAATCTCCAAAAATGGAGTTACGAACGTGTCCGATATGCAAAGGCCCGTTAGGATTTGCGGAAGTGTGTTCGAGAACTACCTTTTCATCCACCTTTTCGAGCTGTCCGTAGTTTTCATCCACCTTTTCCAGCAATTGCTTGGAAAATTTAGAGTAGTCAATAAAGAAATTAA is drawn from Methanobrevibacter millerae and contains these coding sequences:
- a CDS encoding MATE family efflux transporter, giving the protein MEKNSNIEMITGDPKKAINKLSLPIIASMFLIFANNIIDSIWVAGLGAEPLAAMGYVTPLFMIIVGFGNGIGAGGNSLISRYIGAEDRQSANNAAIHNLILSVIVSIFITIIFLTFLEPLLNLMGASSVINYAMDYAVIVFSCTIALLMPPIVGGAFRAEGDIKRATVPIALAAIINMILDPIFIYTLGMGVKGAALATALGPFISLLLMFYWIFVKKDTYLSYDFKDFTNDLGMYKDILVVGIPASLEQLILSVLTIFVNYMLTIVSGPVSVAVYTAGWRIVNIGMLPAIGIGTAAISVAGVAFGARKYENLRITARYAVKVALIASVIVCIFLYVFANQIAFIFSYSESSAQLAPLIASFLQIMCFFILYVPFGASAGNVFQGVGKGTISFMLTAFREFILVLIFAYLLGFVFNMGEFGIYCGMLLGGGIGSLICYACIELYINKLIKEGDRNGIVNG
- the argS gene encoding arginine--tRNA ligase, which gives rise to MYFEIEKQAIDALNKALDQYDEDIDRNFRLDFPPDPKLGDLASTIAFALTKKLKTSPNLVAEDLVSKIEVPDIFEKVQNFGPYVNFFIDYSKFSKQLLEKVDENYGQLEKVDEKVVLEHTSANPNGPLHIGHVRNSIFGDSLARLLKLAGREVETQYYVNDMGRQIAIIVYGITEMGLVIDEQEGEKIDEKIGKLYFLANKEVEENEAANERVSELIQTYEKGDDAELNAVFEDVVSKCVSGIKDTLHRINIYHDDFVWEGQFIRNGDVDALVKYFEKEGFVSHEEVDYIDLKFYNIEKEFVLRRSNGTSLYSTRDLAYHRYKATLGDLVLDILGSDHKLSSKQMKVIFEEILREKAPEVIFYEFITLPEGSMSTRRGKFVSVDDLVDEAISRAAEEIKSRNPDLSDEEIAPMAEQIGIGAIRFFIAKLSPEKHLTFKWDEALSFERGCASIQYAHARACKLLNKSGKDVSALEIADDWVPNDAEQDLVRLIAKFPQVVEECANKKRVHNVTQYCQDLAGSFNKFYKSEQVIGSDLEDTRLILVDKSKTVIKNALDILGVPAPEKM
- a CDS encoding DUF11 domain-containing protein translates to YDSFVDYNGLWIKNNDLSWTLNGPLYVGETLTFYAVFNTTATGKFTNVVTVNTNETENKTSNDTVEVVKPDFTVEKVALEDIVIIGNQVKFEIIVENTGEVALTNVVVSEDSFDGLIYDSFVDYSGLWIKNNDLSWTLNGPLYVGETLTFYVVFNTTATGKFTNIVTVNTNETGNKTANDTIEVVRPDFEVEKIAIDKNVIIGSQVIFEIVVHNMGQATLNDVVVREDSFEGLIYDSFVDYTGLWTKNNDLSWKLNAPLYVGEYAGFLVVFNTTSAGEFTNFVVADSREVPNKTSNDTVEVLTPEISIEKITLTPLVHVGNQTSFEIIVKNTGKVELTNVYIEETSYDGLTYDSFINNGLWTHSVVNGRNVWTLNGNLKVNEIVVLTVRFNTTAVGNFTNTATAGSSETERIIGENITTVYNSTVPGHEEEPTKNPDISIEKIVLNDVVILGSQARFEIIVRNTGNVALTNVVVKEASYDGLIYDSFVDYTGLWSKNDDMTWTLNAPLYTGEIATFYVMFNTTDVGEFTNVVSVSSNETEDKLANDTVTVVKPDFAVEKIAINKSVITGSQVIFEIVVHNFGQVTLNDIVVREDSFEGLTYDSFVDYTGLWSKNDDMTWKLNAPLRVGDYLGFFVVFNTTSAGEFTNVIVADSSEIPNKTANDTVEVLTPDILVNKITINRTVYVGEQVIFEIVVQNTGKVMLNNVVVSEDSFDGLTYNSFIDYTNLWTKNDDLSWTLNTPLYAGEYLSFYVVFDTDKAANVTNVISVSSDKTDIKKAENTTEVINKEDSGNKTSESDLDIVKVVYSVDGDRIVWAISVINNGPDKASNVRVYDVLPETLKFVSSAVSAGSYDANTGIWTIGDMENGDEAIMFIETIALGFGEFTNEANVTSDTPDPNPKNNNGNATVVIEKVPDKNETVPDEAPVEPQKEANVLPATGNPLIRVLLVLIALGGVALRRKK
- the purD gene encoding phosphoribosylamine--glycine ligase, with protein sequence MKVLVVGTGAREHAIADALKDDVELYCYMSKINPGMCKISEFKQGNEGEVEKVAEFAKENNIDIAFIGPEAPLEKGIVDELEKNGIKCVGPCKSAARIETDKSFMRKLFEDYEIEGSLIYRVFDNYDDLSAFLDDFDRDVVVKPVGLTGGKGVKIVGDHLKDNEEAKEYSKEVIDNAMGGFAQVIIEERVIGEEFTIQAFCDGEHLAPMPAAQDHPHAFEGDVGAITGGMGSYSDSNGLLPFLSQEDYDKAVCIMKDTIKAIAEEAEPYKGILYGQFMLTADGPRLIEYNARFGDPEAMNVLPLLETPLVDVCEAIVNGTLDEVKFCPKASVCKYIVPDGYPETEYAGELIEVDENAIEDMGAKVFYAAVGLEDDGIHLSGSRALGIVASGNTITEAEEIAEKACEHVKGNVYHRSDVGTEELVQKRVNHMKEILE
- a CDS encoding nitroreductase gives rise to the protein MNQTIENLKTRRSIRKFKDEQISDEDLKTILEAGTYAPTGRGAQSPKIVVIQNPETIKEFSAWNRSFFPVDVPEDMDPLYGAKTLLIVLADSEFPTYVEDGSSVLCVLVNAAHAVGVGSCWIHRARDEFASEKGKELLKEWGIPESYEGIGHVVLGYPDMEAPEPLPRKEDYILYVD
- a CDS encoding helix-turn-helix domain-containing protein, which produces MTSVGSRLKKLRVENEYSQRQIAEYLEIDQSNLSKIENNKRNLNLTLLDKITNLYNCTPEYLLGESEEYEKIAYKSGKDIDLKAIGKINTLANHLSILRKIETGKKTKLPKLNINLRRQFGIDAYSPINIFTLLPTKIDNLTIVWFPMKKSVNGCCFKNDIDSIILINSLHPIGRQNINLAHELYHLLDDAENYIVCSEKFNDKIEKEADDFASNFLMTNHALYDFIETNDIDEWSVEDVVKCEQYFQIDHDSLIQRLNSEKLIDETQMKEFSSVDIKYKAGRLGYDISLYKASDENKDCYSVGHMIPLAEKVCKMGRISIGKRREILNDLFRQDIIYKSLR
- a CDS encoding MarR family winged helix-turn-helix transcriptional regulator, which produces MESLMDKNVPTVPFISILYREHAKFLNEKIKDEDLSFGLFPLLIKIYNDEGIIQEQLAHCFHLNESTIARNLKKLEEKGFINRVQDKRTKRIEITQKGRKTAQKVMDYDEKWDEKIKEIIGDEEYISFKNTLIKISEELI